Proteins encoded by one window of Bryobacteraceae bacterium:
- a CDS encoding efflux RND transporter permease subunit, whose translation MWRFAIRAPHFIIVCCLIISVIGVTVVARMPVDMFPEIKIPVVVVATFFNGMAPEQIEADITGRYERFFTLASGIEHIESRSLPGVSLIKIYFQPGVDADTAVSTVSNLSVANLRRLPQGTLPPVVLKMDASATPVCLIALGGEGLSEARLRDIARYAVRNQIATVPGTSVPQPFGGKYRQIMIYTDPMKLEAHGLSLMDVVRTVNEANLILPGGSVSIGSRDYSVYTNSQLDSVDEMNQIPLRMLNGAPVRVADIGEAKDAAQIQTSIVRVDGARSVYTPVLRQGGDSNTIAIVDGVRDVMGRLLDVPATLKASVVFDQSRFIKTAIETLIHEGVLGLLLTSVMILIFLGSFRSTLAVFFSIPLSVLATFICLSAIGGTVNSMVLAGLALAFSRLIDNSVVVLENIHRHLEMGEPPTEAAVVGAGEVALPVLAATLTTVVVFFPVTFLFGVSRFLFTALALAVALAMFASYVVALTVVPLYCARFLRAHAAARHPEVGGGFSHWFNRKFERFLDGYEFLVRGALRWPVVTIGAILVACCASIVTLPGLGIAFFPRTDAGQFIVNLKAPSGTPIDSMEALVARAEDIIRKEIPAKDLEKVVSNIGVTPGFSSIYTSNSAPHTAFLQVSLNEEHETSSFEYMERIRRRLASEMPLLTAFFRSGGMVDAVLNLGMPAPIDVQVSGSNLEKDYEIAVQLASQIRTLRGVSDVYIPQDVDYPALQVNVDRLRASKLGLNAKEVIQNLITALTSNQMIAPSYWVDPRSGDDYMVTVQYPERQVTNLRDFRAIPIRSASAPLPARLDAVTNITRFQAPTEVDRYQFRRVIDVYVQPSGEDLGRLAESIDAIVAKTKVPNNVRIDLRGMVQGMRQSFTAFGFGLTLSVLLLYLILVAQFRSFADPILILLAVPPGLAGVLVTLTATGTTLNVMSLMGVVMLVGIVASNSILIVEFANQLRLQIASDTMDAIVSACRIRLRPVLMTSFATLVGLLPMALKLGSGSEAYAPLARAILGGLTLSLITTVFLVPAAYLLLYRRRA comes from the coding sequence GTGTGGCGTTTCGCGATCCGCGCGCCGCATTTCATCATCGTCTGCTGCCTGATCATTTCCGTGATCGGCGTCACCGTGGTGGCGCGGATGCCGGTGGACATGTTCCCGGAGATCAAGATCCCGGTCGTCGTGGTGGCCACGTTCTTCAACGGCATGGCGCCGGAACAGATCGAGGCCGACATTACCGGACGCTACGAGCGGTTCTTCACGCTCGCCAGCGGGATCGAACATATTGAATCGCGCTCGCTGCCCGGCGTGAGCCTGATCAAGATCTACTTTCAGCCGGGCGTGGACGCGGACACGGCCGTTTCCACGGTTTCGAACCTCTCGGTGGCGAACCTGCGGCGCCTGCCCCAGGGGACGCTGCCGCCGGTGGTGCTCAAGATGGACGCCTCGGCGACGCCGGTGTGCCTGATCGCGCTCGGCGGCGAGGGTTTGAGCGAGGCCCGCCTTCGCGACATTGCCCGCTACGCGGTGCGCAACCAGATCGCCACGGTGCCCGGAACGTCTGTGCCGCAGCCGTTCGGCGGCAAGTACCGCCAGATCATGATCTATACGGACCCGATGAAGCTCGAGGCGCACGGGCTCTCGTTGATGGACGTGGTGCGGACGGTGAACGAAGCGAATCTGATCCTGCCGGGCGGCAGCGTGTCGATCGGGTCCCGCGACTACAGCGTCTACACCAACAGCCAATTGGACAGCGTGGACGAAATGAACCAGATCCCGTTGCGGATGCTGAACGGCGCGCCGGTTCGGGTGGCGGATATCGGGGAGGCGAAGGACGCCGCGCAGATCCAGACGAGCATCGTGCGGGTGGACGGCGCGCGTTCCGTGTACACGCCGGTGCTTCGGCAGGGCGGCGACTCGAACACGATCGCCATCGTCGACGGCGTGCGCGACGTGATGGGCCGGCTGCTCGACGTGCCGGCGACGCTGAAGGCGAGCGTCGTCTTCGATCAGTCGCGCTTCATCAAGACCGCCATCGAAACGCTGATCCACGAAGGTGTGCTCGGGCTGCTGCTCACTTCGGTGATGATCCTGATCTTCCTCGGCAGCTTCCGTTCGACGCTCGCGGTGTTCTTCTCGATTCCGCTCTCGGTGCTGGCGACTTTCATCTGCCTGAGCGCGATCGGCGGCACGGTGAACAGCATGGTGCTGGCCGGACTGGCGCTTGCGTTCTCGCGGCTGATCGACAACTCGGTGGTGGTGCTCGAGAACATCCATCGCCACCTGGAAATGGGAGAGCCGCCCACGGAAGCGGCGGTGGTGGGCGCGGGCGAAGTTGCGCTCCCCGTGCTGGCGGCGACGCTGACCACGGTGGTCGTCTTTTTCCCGGTGACGTTTCTTTTCGGCGTGAGCCGGTTTCTCTTCACCGCCCTCGCGCTCGCCGTCGCGCTGGCGATGTTCGCTAGCTACGTGGTGGCGCTGACGGTGGTGCCGCTCTACTGCGCGCGATTCCTGCGGGCGCATGCGGCGGCCAGGCACCCGGAAGTGGGCGGCGGATTCAGCCACTGGTTCAACCGGAAGTTCGAGCGCTTCCTCGACGGCTACGAGTTTCTTGTGCGCGGCGCGCTCCGCTGGCCGGTGGTGACGATCGGGGCGATCCTGGTCGCGTGCTGCGCGAGCATCGTTACGCTTCCCGGCCTCGGCATCGCCTTCTTCCCCCGCACCGACGCCGGCCAGTTCATCGTCAACCTCAAGGCGCCGTCGGGCACTCCCATTGACTCGATGGAGGCGCTCGTGGCGAGGGCGGAAGACATCATCCGTAAGGAGATCCCGGCCAAAGACCTGGAGAAAGTGGTTTCCAACATCGGCGTCACCCCCGGTTTTTCCTCCATCTACACGAGCAATTCCGCGCCCCACACCGCGTTTCTCCAGGTGAGCCTCAACGAGGAGCATGAAACGAGCAGCTTCGAGTACATGGAAAGGATCCGCCGGCGGCTCGCGTCGGAGATGCCGCTGCTCACGGCCTTCTTCCGTTCCGGCGGCATGGTGGACGCCGTGCTCAACCTCGGCATGCCCGCCCCGATCGACGTTCAGGTGAGCGGATCGAATCTCGAAAAGGACTACGAAATCGCGGTGCAACTCGCCTCGCAGATCCGCACGCTGCGCGGCGTGAGCGACGTCTACATTCCGCAGGACGTCGACTACCCGGCGCTTCAGGTGAACGTGGACCGCCTGCGGGCGAGCAAGCTCGGGCTCAACGCCAAGGAAGTGATTCAGAACCTGATTACGGCGCTGACGTCGAACCAGATGATCGCGCCCAGCTACTGGGTGGACCCGCGCAGCGGCGACGACTACATGGTGACCGTGCAGTATCCCGAGCGCCAGGTGACCAACCTCCGCGACTTTCGCGCCATTCCGATCCGTTCGGCCTCGGCGCCGCTGCCGGCCCGCCTCGACGCCGTCACCAATATCACCCGGTTCCAGGCGCCGACCGAGGTCGACCGATACCAGTTCCGCCGCGTGATCGACGTGTACGTGCAGCCTTCGGGCGAAGACCTGGGCCGGCTGGCCGAATCGATCGACGCAATCGTGGCTAAAACAAAAGTGCCCAACAACGTTCGAATCGATTTGCGGGGGATGGTGCAGGGCATGCGCCAGTCTTTCACGGCCTTCGGTTTCGGGCTCACGCTTTCGGTGCTGCTGCTCTACCTGATCCTGGTGGCGCAGTTCCGCTCTTTCGCCGATCCCATACTCATCCTGCTGGCCGTTCCGCCGGGCCTTGCCGGCGTGCTCGTGACGCTCACCGCCACCGGCACGACGCTCAACGTCATGTCGCTGATGGGCGTGGTGATGCTGGTGGGCATCGTCGCCTCGAACAGCATCCTCATCGTCGAGTTCGCCAACCAGCTCCGGCTGCAGATCGCGTCGGACACGATGGACGCGATCGTCAGCGCCTGCCGCATCCGGCTGCGCCCGGTGCTGATGACCTCGTTCGCCACGCTGGTCGGCCTGCTGCCGATGGCCCTGAAGCTTGGATCCGGCAGCGAGGCCTACGCGCCGCTGGCCCGGGCCATCCTCGGCGGACTCACCCTCTCGCTGATCACCACCGTCTTCCTGGTGCCGGCCGCGTATCTGCTGCTCTACCGGCGCCGGGCGTAA
- a CDS encoding efflux RND transporter periplasmic adaptor subunit has protein sequence MTKNDRLPLRGPCGVAAAAAVLLFASCGTRAPDSGAQAPPGSVEAAAQPTVVTEEAAVMAMADEINVSAEFRPYQEIEVMAKVSGYVREIHFDVGDHVTEGDLLAVLEAPEMLDDLTRSNASVERGLAEVKRAREDIRRAETAHEIAHLNFTRLQSVAKSRPGLVAQHEIDTAQNRDLVAESQISSARDALASAEQTVKIQQAEAAKSQTLYNYARVVAPFTGTITRRYVDTGAMVQAGTASQARPIARLSQTGTLRLILPIPESVIPRLRVGTPVEVRVGSLNRTFRGRVARSTGRIVSATRTMETEVDVPNPTGELVPGMYADARLKLEERRVLSVPLTAVDTTGDQSTVMVVRSNGTVERRQIVAGLETGDRLEVLSGLADGDLVVVSGRGQLEQGQHVAVRKAGAQL, from the coding sequence ATGACCAAGAATGACCGTTTGCCGTTAAGGGGCCCGTGCGGTGTGGCGGCCGCCGCGGCCGTCTTGCTCTTCGCCTCCTGCGGAACCCGCGCTCCCGATTCCGGCGCCCAAGCCCCGCCGGGAAGCGTGGAAGCAGCCGCCCAGCCGACCGTCGTCACCGAAGAGGCGGCCGTGATGGCGATGGCCGACGAAATCAACGTGAGCGCGGAATTCCGGCCGTACCAGGAAATCGAAGTGATGGCGAAGGTCTCCGGGTACGTGAGAGAGATCCATTTCGACGTCGGCGATCATGTGACCGAAGGCGACCTGCTGGCGGTGCTCGAAGCGCCGGAGATGCTGGACGATCTCACGCGGTCCAACGCTTCGGTGGAGCGCGGCCTTGCCGAAGTGAAGCGGGCGCGGGAGGATATCCGGCGCGCCGAGACGGCCCACGAAATCGCGCATCTCAACTTCACGCGGCTGCAAAGCGTCGCCAAATCGCGGCCGGGGCTGGTGGCGCAGCACGAAATCGACACCGCGCAAAATCGCGACCTCGTGGCCGAATCGCAGATCTCCTCGGCGCGCGACGCGCTTGCGTCCGCCGAGCAGACGGTGAAGATCCAGCAGGCCGAGGCGGCGAAATCGCAGACGCTCTACAACTACGCGCGAGTGGTGGCGCCGTTCACCGGAACGATTACGCGGCGGTACGTGGATACGGGCGCGATGGTGCAGGCCGGAACGGCTTCCCAGGCCCGGCCCATCGCCAGGCTTTCTCAAACGGGAACGCTGCGGCTGATCCTGCCGATTCCTGAATCGGTGATCCCGCGGCTGCGCGTGGGGACTCCGGTGGAAGTGCGCGTGGGATCGCTGAACCGGACCTTCCGCGGGCGCGTGGCGCGCAGTACGGGCCGGATCGTATCGGCGACGCGAACCATGGAGACCGAGGTCGATGTGCCGAACCCGACCGGCGAACTGGTTCCGGGCATGTACGCGGACGCGCGGCTGAAGCTCGAAGAACGGCGCGTTTTGTCGGTGCCGCTGACGGCGGTGGACACGACGGGCGACCAGAGCACCGTGATGGTGGTCCGCTCCAACGGCACTGTCGAACGGCGCCAGATCGTTGCCGGCCTCGAAACCGGCGACCGCCTGGAAGTGCTCTCCGGCCTGGCCGACGGGGACCTCGTGGTGGTCTCCGGCCGCGGCCAACTGGAGCAGGGCCAGCACGTGGCCGTTCGCAAAGCGGGGGCGCAACTCTAG